In Bacillus sp. KH172YL63, one genomic interval encodes:
- the murA gene encoding UDP-N-acetylglucosamine 1-carboxyvinyltransferase, translated as MDKIIVRGGQRLSGTVQVEGAKNAVLPVIAATLLASEGKSVIKNVPPLSDVYTINEVLRHLNTDVAFDNGEVIVNASRELFVEAPFEYVRKMRASVLVMGSLLGRTGKARVALPGGCAIGSRPIDQHLKGFEAMGAKVKVGNGFIEAEVDGRLKGAKVYLDFPSVGATENIMMAAVLAEGTTILENVAKEPEIVDLANFLNKMGGNVVGAGTGTIRIEGVDRLYGCEHSIIPDRVEAGTFMVAAAITKGDVLVKGAIPEHLSSLVAKMEEMGVTIIDEKEGLRVIGPEKLKSVDIKTMPHPGFPTDMQSQMMALLLAAEGTSVITETVFENRFMHVEEFRRMGADIKIEGRSVIMNGPTSLQGAEVAATDLRAAAALSIAGLVADGYTRVTELKHLDRGYVNFHQKLAGLGADIERVKEVEETPVSEQNMIKDA; from the coding sequence TTGGATAAAATTATCGTCCGCGGCGGTCAGCGTTTAAGCGGTACAGTGCAAGTTGAAGGAGCAAAGAATGCCGTTTTACCAGTCATCGCTGCTACATTATTAGCAAGTGAAGGAAAAAGTGTAATTAAAAATGTACCACCACTCTCCGATGTATATACGATTAATGAAGTATTACGTCATTTAAATACAGATGTAGCGTTTGACAATGGTGAAGTCATCGTGAATGCATCAAGAGAGTTGTTTGTAGAAGCACCGTTCGAATATGTACGTAAAATGCGTGCATCTGTCCTGGTGATGGGATCATTACTTGGCCGTACAGGTAAAGCACGTGTTGCGCTTCCTGGCGGATGTGCGATTGGATCAAGACCGATCGACCAACACTTAAAAGGCTTCGAAGCAATGGGAGCAAAAGTGAAGGTTGGAAATGGTTTCATTGAAGCTGAAGTTGATGGAAGACTGAAAGGTGCCAAAGTGTATCTGGACTTCCCAAGCGTCGGGGCGACAGAAAACATCATGATGGCAGCCGTTCTTGCAGAAGGAACGACCATTCTTGAGAACGTTGCGAAAGAGCCTGAAATCGTCGACTTAGCGAACTTCCTGAACAAAATGGGAGGAAACGTTGTAGGTGCAGGTACTGGAACGATCCGTATCGAAGGTGTCGACCGTCTATACGGCTGCGAGCACAGCATCATCCCTGACCGTGTTGAAGCAGGTACATTCATGGTGGCTGCAGCGATCACAAAAGGTGATGTTCTTGTTAAAGGTGCAATCCCTGAACACCTGTCTTCTTTAGTTGCAAAAATGGAAGAGATGGGTGTAACGATCATCGATGAGAAAGAAGGACTTCGCGTCATCGGACCGGAGAAACTTAAATCAGTCGATATCAAAACAATGCCACACCCTGGTTTCCCGACAGATATGCAATCCCAAATGATGGCTTTACTTCTTGCTGCAGAAGGCACAAGTGTCATCACTGAAACAGTATTCGAAAACCGTTTCATGCATGTGGAAGAATTCCGTCGTATGGGTGCAGACATCAAGATCGAAGGGCGCTCTGTGATTATGAACGGACCAACGTCCCTTCAAGGGGCTGAAGTCGCTGCAACGGATTTACGTGCAGCAGCAGCACTTTCCATCGCTGGTCTTGTAGCAGACGGCTACACGCGCGTTACTGAACTGAAGCACTTAGATCGTGGATATGTCAACTTCCATCAGAAGCTTGCTGGCCTTGGTGCCGATATCGAGCGTGTGAAAGAAGTGGAAGAAACACCTGTTTCTGAACAAAACATGATCAAGGATGCCTAA
- a CDS encoding YwmB family TATA-box binding protein: MGRYFYIILMFFVGLGFLPVINGNNTIEANHLLDIEKLDQAIVHSQGRITEWSLYARENKKSFTNKGFAKYSTTMQEKFSDFQWVTEKSADTVMVVGQRQTSHGEETIKLQHTPTSESSVSYIMYELRGNQEALDHQTKQYIKSEFIPNMEIIFTNKPMIFSCIKGEFNDKLEEVLSNQAVELMSNLDAKELESLEEEDFYSISAYSEQMSRTIPTKNDDMNIQLGLRKSGMGAKTTFVIGTPILIIEY; the protein is encoded by the coding sequence ATGGGTCGGTATTTTTACATTATTTTAATGTTTTTTGTTGGATTAGGTTTTCTTCCCGTTATTAATGGGAACAACACTATCGAAGCCAATCATTTATTAGACATTGAAAAGCTCGATCAAGCCATTGTTCATTCTCAAGGTCGGATAACTGAATGGTCTCTATATGCAAGAGAAAACAAAAAAAGTTTCACGAATAAAGGATTTGCCAAATACAGTACTACTATGCAAGAAAAATTTTCTGATTTTCAGTGGGTGACTGAAAAGTCTGCTGACACGGTAATGGTTGTGGGACAGCGCCAGACGTCTCACGGGGAAGAAACCATTAAACTCCAGCACACCCCCACAAGCGAAAGTTCGGTTTCGTACATTATGTATGAATTGCGGGGAAATCAGGAAGCGTTGGATCATCAGACGAAGCAGTATATCAAGTCTGAATTCATCCCAAATATGGAAATCATTTTCACTAATAAACCTATGATTTTCTCTTGTATAAAAGGCGAATTCAATGATAAGCTTGAGGAAGTTTTGTCGAATCAGGCTGTCGAACTAATGTCGAATTTAGACGCAAAAGAATTGGAATCACTTGAAGAAGAAGACTTTTATTCCATTTCAGCTTACTCGGAACAAATGTCACGGACAATACCAACAAAAAATGATGATATGAATATACAACTAGGTCTAAGGAAAAGCGGAATGGGCGCTAAGACAACCTTTGTCATTGGAACACCCATCCTAATTATTGAATATTAA
- a CDS encoding DUF1146 family protein, which yields MVESFGQQALVSMLVHLFVFGITFWSLQAIQLDKLLKKNRVAQARLLYILLTVAIGSAVSRFLLDYYLWSQNLPVFFE from the coding sequence GTGGTGGAAAGCTTTGGTCAACAGGCCCTGGTCAGCATGCTTGTGCATCTGTTTGTGTTCGGGATCACGTTCTGGTCTTTGCAGGCCATTCAGTTAGACAAGCTCCTGAAAAAGAATCGAGTCGCCCAGGCGAGACTATTGTACATCCTGTTAACGGTTGCGATCGGATCAGCCGTCAGCCGGTTTTTACTGGATTATTACCTTTGGTCTCAAAATTTACCCGTTTTCTTCGAATAG
- a CDS encoding DUF2642 domain-containing protein, with amino-acid sequence MKKIYSSFTGEAVMIEMTGKKAINGLLIEVGNEVMIVFDGNDYLYLSTSHIKRMAIVSKEELGINDPVAGTQLEQDDTLSLRKILTSARGVFLEIYTVGNQAIHGYITGIMNNYFSFYSPVYKTMYISMQHLKWLVPYSTNHSPYRLSKENLPVNPPSSLTLARSFEVQLEKMIGHLVVLNLGIEEELIGKIERVEDTILDMITAKGDSIFLNMQHVQTVHLP; translated from the coding sequence ATGAAGAAAATCTATTCCAGTTTCACCGGCGAAGCGGTCATGATTGAAATGACCGGAAAAAAAGCCATCAACGGGCTGTTGATCGAGGTGGGAAATGAAGTGATGATCGTTTTTGACGGAAATGACTATCTCTACCTCTCCACTTCCCATATCAAAAGGATGGCCATCGTCTCGAAGGAAGAACTCGGCATCAATGACCCTGTAGCAGGCACACAGCTCGAGCAGGATGATACACTGTCTCTCCGGAAGATCCTCACCTCCGCCAGGGGTGTCTTCCTTGAAATCTATACGGTCGGCAATCAGGCGATCCATGGCTACATCACCGGGATCATGAATAATTATTTCTCCTTTTATTCACCGGTCTATAAAACGATGTACATCTCCATGCAGCACTTGAAATGGCTCGTTCCTTATTCCACGAACCACTCCCCTTATCGCCTCAGTAAAGAAAACCTCCCCGTCAACCCCCCAAGCTCCCTCACACTGGCGAGAAGCTTCGAGGTTCAACTCGAGAAGATGATCGGTCATCTCGTCGTGTTGAATCTTGGCATCGAAGAGGAACTGATCGGTAAAATAGAGAGAGTCGAAGACACTATCCTCGATATGATCACGGCAAAAGGCGATTCAATCTTTTTGAATATGCAGCATGTACAGACAGTCCATTTACCGTAA
- a CDS encoding F0F1 ATP synthase subunit epsilon, whose translation MKTLKVNIVTPDGPVYDSEVEMVSTKAQSGELGILPGHIPMVAPLQIGAVRLKKGGNTELVAVSGGFVEVRPEQVTILAQSAEKAEAIDVQRAKEAKGRAEDRMQAQKDDIDFRRAELALKRAMNRINVSERHF comes from the coding sequence ATGAAGACATTAAAAGTCAATATTGTCACTCCCGATGGCCCAGTGTACGATTCAGAAGTGGAAATGGTGAGCACAAAAGCCCAAAGCGGTGAGCTTGGAATCTTACCTGGACACATTCCGATGGTTGCTCCACTACAAATCGGTGCGGTTCGCCTGAAAAAAGGTGGAAACACTGAGCTTGTAGCTGTCAGTGGCGGATTTGTAGAAGTTCGTCCTGAACAAGTGACAATCTTAGCACAGTCTGCTGAAAAAGCAGAAGCTATCGATGTACAACGCGCGAAAGAAGCAAAAGGCCGTGCAGAAGACCGCATGCAGGCACAGAAGGATGACATTGACTTCCGACGTGCTGAACTCGCTCTTAAGCGTGCTATGAATAGAATCAACGTTTCCGAACGTCACTTCTAA
- the atpD gene encoding F0F1 ATP synthase subunit beta, whose protein sequence is MNKGHVLQVMGPVVDVKFANGQLPDIYNSLKVQIADRAELTLEVALHLGDDSVRTIAMASTDGLQRGAEVLDTGAPISVPVGDVTLGRVFNVLGESIDLDEPIEAGIRRDPIHRQAPTFDQLSTEVEILETGIKVVDLLAPYIKGGKIGLFGGAGVGKTVLIQELINNIAQEHGGISVFAGVGERTREGNDLYHEMSDSGVIKKTAMVFGQMNEPPGARMRVALTGLTMAEYFRDEQGQDVLLFIDNIFRFTQAGSEVSALLGRMPSAVGYQPTLATEMGQLQERITSTNVGSVTSIQAIYVPADDYTDPAPATTFAHLDATTNLERKLSEMGIYPAVDPLASTSRALSPEIVGEEHYSIARNVQQTLQRYKELQDIIAILGMDELSDDDKLTVHRARRVQFFLSQNFHVAEQFTGQKGSYVEVKDTVKGFKDILDGKYDHIPEDAFRLVGPIEDVLAAAKEMGVEV, encoded by the coding sequence ATGAACAAAGGACACGTTCTTCAAGTAATGGGTCCAGTTGTTGATGTCAAGTTCGCCAATGGCCAACTTCCTGATATCTACAACTCATTAAAGGTCCAAATTGCAGATAGAGCTGAACTTACATTAGAGGTTGCCCTTCACCTAGGTGATGATTCTGTACGTACGATCGCGATGGCATCCACAGATGGTTTACAACGTGGAGCCGAAGTACTTGATACAGGAGCGCCAATCTCTGTACCAGTAGGGGATGTCACTTTAGGTCGTGTATTCAACGTTCTAGGTGAATCAATCGATTTAGACGAGCCTATCGAAGCAGGTATCCGTCGCGATCCAATTCACAGACAAGCACCTACATTTGATCAGCTTTCTACAGAAGTTGAGATTCTTGAAACAGGTATCAAAGTAGTAGACTTACTTGCACCATACATCAAGGGTGGTAAGATCGGTCTATTCGGTGGTGCCGGTGTTGGTAAAACCGTATTAATCCAGGAGCTTATCAACAACATCGCTCAAGAGCACGGCGGTATCTCTGTATTCGCAGGTGTTGGAGAGCGTACTCGTGAAGGAAATGACCTTTACCACGAGATGAGCGATTCTGGCGTTATCAAGAAAACAGCGATGGTATTCGGACAAATGAACGAGCCGCCAGGAGCGCGTATGCGCGTTGCCCTGACAGGTCTGACAATGGCTGAATATTTCCGTGATGAGCAAGGTCAAGACGTACTTCTGTTCATCGACAACATCTTCCGCTTCACGCAAGCAGGTTCAGAGGTTTCTGCCCTACTAGGCCGTATGCCTTCTGCCGTTGGTTACCAACCGACACTTGCGACTGAAATGGGTCAACTGCAAGAGCGTATCACGTCAACAAATGTAGGTTCTGTTACATCGATCCAAGCGATCTATGTACCTGCCGATGACTACACGGATCCAGCTCCTGCAACAACTTTCGCTCACTTGGATGCAACAACGAACCTTGAGCGTAAACTTTCTGAGATGGGTATCTACCCTGCGGTAGATCCACTGGCATCTACTTCACGTGCTCTTTCTCCAGAGATCGTTGGGGAAGAGCACTACAGCATAGCGCGTAATGTTCAACAAACATTACAACGTTATAAAGAACTGCAAGACATCATCGCGATCCTTGGTATGGATGAGCTTTCTGATGACGATAAGCTGACGGTACACCGCGCACGTCGTGTACAATTCTTCTTATCTCAAAACTTCCACGTTGCAGAACAGTTCACTGGACAAAAAGGTTCTTATGTAGAAGTAAAAGATACTGTCAAAGGGTTCAAAGATATTCTTGACGGTAAATACGACCACATTCCAGAAGATGCATTCCGTCTAGTAGGTCCGATCGAGGACGTACTGGCAGCAGCTAAAGAAATGGGCGTAGAGGTATAA
- a CDS encoding F0F1 ATP synthase subunit gamma, translating into MASLRDIKTRITSTKKTSQITKAMEMVSASKLNRAETNAKAFVPYMEKIQEVVTSISLGSTDVTHPMLVSRPVKKTGYLVITSDRGLAGAYNSSVIRAVSNAIKERHSSKDEYAIIALGRIGRDFFQKRGDNVVEGIVGLPDQPNFADIKDIANKAVSMFSDGAYDELYMFYNHYVSAIQQDVTEKKVLPLTELDSSSSKLTSYEFEPNAEEILEVLLPQYAESLIYGALLDGKASEHAARMTAMRNATDNAKEIINSLTLSYNRARQAAITQEITEIVGGAAALE; encoded by the coding sequence GTGGCATCGTTACGCGACATAAAAACTCGTATTACATCTACGAAGAAAACAAGTCAAATTACGAAAGCAATGGAAATGGTCTCTGCCTCTAAATTGAACCGTGCTGAAACAAATGCGAAAGCCTTTGTTCCTTACATGGAGAAAATCCAGGAAGTTGTAACGTCCATTTCCCTTGGTAGCACAGATGTAACGCATCCGATGCTAGTCTCCCGCCCCGTAAAAAAAACCGGCTACTTGGTCATTACATCTGACCGCGGTTTGGCGGGGGCTTATAACTCGAGCGTCATTCGTGCTGTAAGTAATGCGATTAAAGAGCGTCACAGCTCAAAAGATGAATACGCCATTATTGCGTTAGGTCGTATTGGAAGAGATTTCTTCCAAAAACGAGGCGATAATGTAGTGGAAGGCATTGTAGGGCTACCAGATCAGCCAAACTTTGCAGATATCAAGGACATTGCCAACAAAGCAGTCAGCATGTTCTCTGATGGTGCATATGATGAGCTTTACATGTTCTATAACCACTATGTCAGTGCCATTCAACAAGATGTTACCGAGAAGAAGGTGCTGCCTTTAACGGAGCTGGACTCTTCTTCATCGAAGTTAACTTCTTATGAGTTTGAACCTAATGCTGAAGAAATTCTTGAAGTGTTGCTTCCTCAATATGCTGAAAGCTTGATTTACGGTGCGCTACTTGATGGTAAAGCCAGTGAGCACGCTGCCCGTATGACAGCAATGAGAAATGCGACAGATAATGCAAAAGAAATCATTAACAGCCTTACACTTTCTTATAACCGTGCGCGTCAAGCAGCGATTACCCAAGAAATCACGGAAATCGTGGGCGGGGCAGCAGCACTCGAATAG
- the atpA gene encoding F0F1 ATP synthase subunit alpha, whose amino-acid sequence MSIKAEEISALIKKQIENYQSEMKVSDVGTVIQIGDGIARAHGLDNVMAGELVEFSNGVMGMAQNLEENNVGIIILGPFKDIREGDEVRRTGRIMEVPVGQELVGRVVNSLGQPVDGLGPIATTKTRPIEGGAPGVMDRKSVHEPLQTGIKAIDALVPIGRGQRELIIGDRQTGKTSVAIDSILNQKDQDMICIYVAIGQKESTVRNAVETLRKHGALDYTIVVTASAASPAPMLFLAPYAGITMGEEFMHNGKHVLVVYDDLSKQASAYRELSLLLRRPPGREAFPGDVFYLHSRLLERAAKLSDAKGGGSITALPFVETQAGDISAYIPTNVISITDGQIFLQSDLFFSGVRPAINAGLSVSRVGGSAQIKAMKKVSGTLRLDLAAYRELEAFAQFGSDLDKATQAKLNRGARTVEVLKQDLNKPLNVEKQVMIFYALTKGHLDDIPVTDIRRFEGEFLSWLDHNHTELLDHIRTTKGLPEDEGMVAAINEFKKTFVKSE is encoded by the coding sequence ATGAGCATCAAGGCGGAAGAAATCAGCGCGCTGATAAAAAAGCAAATTGAAAACTATCAGTCTGAGATGAAAGTAAGCGATGTAGGTACAGTTATCCAAATCGGTGACGGTATCGCTCGTGCTCATGGCCTCGACAATGTCATGGCTGGAGAGCTTGTTGAATTTTCTAACGGTGTCATGGGTATGGCGCAGAACTTAGAGGAAAACAACGTAGGTATCATCATTCTCGGACCATTTAAAGACATTCGTGAAGGCGATGAGGTTCGTCGTACTGGACGGATCATGGAAGTTCCAGTAGGACAAGAATTAGTAGGTCGTGTTGTAAACTCACTAGGACAACCAGTTGATGGGTTAGGTCCAATTGCGACAACGAAGACACGTCCAATTGAAGGTGGAGCACCTGGTGTAATGGATCGTAAATCTGTACACGAGCCACTTCAAACGGGTATCAAAGCGATCGATGCGCTAGTTCCAATCGGTCGTGGTCAACGTGAGCTGATCATCGGAGACCGTCAAACAGGTAAAACATCTGTTGCGATCGATTCGATCCTGAACCAAAAAGATCAAGACATGATCTGTATCTATGTTGCGATCGGACAAAAAGAATCAACTGTACGTAATGCAGTTGAAACGCTTCGTAAGCACGGTGCCCTTGATTACACAATCGTTGTAACGGCATCAGCGGCTTCACCAGCTCCAATGCTATTCTTAGCACCATACGCTGGTATCACTATGGGTGAAGAATTCATGCATAACGGCAAGCACGTTCTTGTTGTATATGATGATCTTTCTAAGCAAGCATCTGCTTACCGTGAGCTTTCACTATTATTACGTCGTCCTCCAGGCCGTGAAGCATTCCCTGGTGACGTATTCTACCTACATTCTCGTTTACTCGAGCGTGCAGCGAAATTGAGTGATGCAAAAGGTGGCGGTTCGATCACTGCATTGCCTTTCGTTGAAACACAAGCAGGAGATATCTCCGCTTATATCCCAACAAACGTTATCTCCATCACGGACGGACAGATTTTCTTACAATCTGACCTATTCTTCTCCGGTGTACGTCCGGCGATCAATGCGGGTCTTTCCGTATCACGTGTTGGTGGATCTGCACAAATCAAAGCGATGAAGAAGGTTTCAGGTACGCTGCGTCTTGACTTGGCTGCTTACCGTGAGCTAGAAGCATTCGCCCAGTTCGGATCAGATCTTGATAAAGCGACTCAAGCGAAGTTGAATCGTGGAGCGCGCACAGTAGAAGTACTGAAGCAGGATCTTAACAAACCACTTAATGTTGAAAAACAAGTAATGATCTTCTATGCACTGACAAAAGGTCATTTAGATGATATTCCAGTTACAGATATCCGCCGTTTCGAAGGTGAATTCCTAAGCTGGTTAGATCACAACCATACAGAACTGTTAGATCATATCCGTACAACAAAAGGACTTCCTGAGGACGAAGGAATGGTCGCTGCGATCAACGAATTCAAGAAGACTTTTGTGAAATCTGAATAA
- a CDS encoding F0F1 ATP synthase subunit delta, whose translation MSYSTVAKRYALALFEIAKEHNQLEAIEQELRAVKTVFNQNKELSTLLENPKFSTDKKKEMLKEAFSSVSAPVLNTLLLMTDRHREDQVVGVVDAFIELSNEAMGIAEAKVYSVRALTEDEKAAISASFAKKIGKQSLRIENVIDENILGGLKVRIGNRIYDGTLAGKLNRLERELVR comes from the coding sequence ATGAGCTACTCTACAGTCGCAAAACGCTATGCGTTAGCTCTTTTCGAAATTGCCAAAGAACACAATCAATTAGAAGCGATTGAACAAGAGCTTCGTGCAGTGAAAACCGTTTTTAACCAAAATAAAGAATTAAGCACTCTATTGGAAAATCCGAAGTTTTCTACGGATAAGAAGAAAGAGATGTTAAAAGAAGCGTTCTCAAGCGTTTCAGCACCAGTATTAAATACGCTGTTACTCATGACAGATCGTCATCGTGAAGATCAGGTAGTGGGCGTTGTAGATGCATTCATTGAGCTTTCTAATGAAGCGATGGGAATTGCAGAAGCAAAGGTGTATTCCGTACGTGCTTTAACGGAAGATGAGAAGGCAGCAATCTCAGCTTCTTTTGCTAAGAAAATTGGTAAACAATCATTAAGAATTGAGAATGTGATAGACGAAAACATCCTTGGCGGACTTAAGGTCCGTATCGGCAACCGTATTTATGACGGAACCCTTGCCGGCAAGTTGAATCGTCTTGAGCGTGAACTCGTTCGTTAA
- a CDS encoding F0F1 ATP synthase subunit B: MLTNAFVLGAADGFTGGDIVFQLVMFLILLALLKKFAWGPLMGIMQERENHIASEIEAAEQSRLEANKSLEEQRQLLKEARQEAQAMIENSKKQGDEQREQIIIAARQESERLKESAKREIETQKEQAMTALREQVASLSVLIASKVIEKELSVQDQQKLINDYIKEAGEER; the protein is encoded by the coding sequence GTGCTTACAAACGCATTTGTCCTTGGAGCCGCTGATGGCTTTACAGGTGGAGATATCGTATTCCAGCTTGTTATGTTCCTCATCCTTCTTGCGTTATTGAAGAAGTTTGCCTGGGGTCCTTTGATGGGCATCATGCAAGAACGTGAGAATCACATTGCAAGTGAAATTGAAGCGGCTGAACAAAGCCGTCTAGAAGCAAATAAGAGCTTGGAAGAGCAACGTCAACTTCTAAAAGAGGCTCGTCAGGAAGCGCAAGCAATGATCGAGAACTCTAAGAAGCAGGGTGATGAGCAGCGCGAACAAATCATCATCGCCGCCCGTCAGGAATCTGAGCGCTTGAAAGAGTCTGCGAAACGTGAAATCGAGACGCAGAAAGAACAAGCGATGACAGCTCTGCGGGAGCAGGTTGCTTCACTATCTGTTCTGATTGCATCGAAAGTGATTGAGAAAGAACTTTCTGTCCAAGATCAACAGAAGCTGATCAATGATTATATTAAAGAGGCAGGAGAAGAGCGATGA
- the atpE gene encoding F0F1 ATP synthase subunit C produces the protein MGLLAAAIAIGLAALGAGIGNGLIVSRTVEGMARQPEARGMLQTTMFIGVALVEAIPIIAVVIAFIVMGQ, from the coding sequence ATGGGTCTTTTAGCAGCAGCAATTGCAATCGGTTTAGCAGCACTAGGTGCAGGTATTGGTAACGGTCTTATTGTTTCACGTACGGTAGAAGGTATGGCTCGTCAGCCGGAAGCTCGTGGAATGCTTCAAACTACAATGTTCATCGGGGTTGCACTAGTAGAGGCGATTCCTATCATCGCAGTAGTTATCGCATTCATCGTAATGGGTCAATAA
- the atpB gene encoding F0F1 ATP synthase subunit A has protein sequence MHHENPTAEFLGLTFNLANVLMITVASVVVFLIAVLSTRRLAMKPTGVQNFMEWVMDFVKNIVKSNMDWKTGGRFHLLGLTLLMYIFVSNMLGLPFSVVIEGELWWKSPTADPVITMTLAVMVVVLTHYYAIKMKGFGEYGKDFFRPMSFLFPLKIIEEFANTLTLGLRLYGNIYAGEILLTLLVGSLAHMGAAGLLGAIIPTIVWQGFSIFVGAIQSFIFVMLTMVYMAHKVSMDH, from the coding sequence TTGCATCATGAAAATCCTACAGCCGAGTTTCTGGGGTTAACTTTTAACCTGGCGAACGTACTGATGATCACAGTGGCAAGTGTCGTTGTATTCCTCATCGCCGTTCTGTCGACTCGTAGACTGGCCATGAAACCGACCGGAGTGCAAAACTTTATGGAATGGGTCATGGACTTTGTCAAAAATATCGTGAAAAGTAATATGGATTGGAAAACAGGTGGTCGTTTCCATCTCCTTGGACTTACTTTACTCATGTACATTTTCGTATCAAACATGTTAGGACTTCCGTTCTCGGTAGTCATTGAAGGCGAATTATGGTGGAAGTCACCAACAGCGGATCCAGTTATCACTATGACTCTTGCGGTTATGGTCGTCGTATTGACGCACTATTATGCAATCAAGATGAAAGGGTTCGGTGAATACGGTAAAGACTTCTTCAGACCTATGTCGTTCTTATTCCCGCTGAAGATCATTGAAGAATTTGCCAATACGTTAACACTTGGTCTTCGTCTTTACGGTAACATTTATGCTGGGGAAATCCTGCTTACTTTACTGGTAGGAAGCCTCGCACACATGGGAGCAGCCGGTTTACTGGGTGCCATTATCCCGACGATTGTATGGCAAGGTTTCTCAATCTTTGTCGGCGCAATCCAATCATTTATTTTCGTTATGTTAACGATGGTTTATATGGCTCACAAAGTCAGCATGGACCATTAA
- a CDS encoding ATP synthase subunit I, with protein sequence MPELQQVFNRHRKYIFFLLSFYVLGWGFTSYQSIFLGLILGTGISLFSHWLIMRRTVRFGDAVEAGQKVRSLGTFSRMAGAAFAVMIAMEYPEYFHLPSVIFGLMTIYVVIMIDYFIQQLKSHK encoded by the coding sequence ATGCCAGAACTTCAGCAAGTGTTTAACAGGCATCGTAAGTACATATTTTTCCTCCTTTCCTTTTACGTCCTCGGTTGGGGATTCACTTCCTATCAGTCTATTTTCCTTGGGCTTATTTTAGGGACAGGCATCAGTCTGTTTAGTCACTGGCTGATTATGAGGAGAACCGTGCGATTCGGTGATGCCGTAGAAGCTGGTCAAAAGGTTAGGTCTTTAGGGACTTTCTCAAGGATGGCAGGTGCGGCATTTGCAGTGATGATTGCAATGGAGTACCCTGAGTACTTTCATCTTCCGAGCGTCATTTTTGGATTAATGACAATTTATGTTGTCATTATGATAGATTATTTTATTCAGCAGCTTAAATCTCATAAATAG
- a CDS encoding AtpZ/AtpI family protein, translating to MRQTNRRPQHPMVLYSAILSQLVGSILIGVFGGRWVDGMFSTTPLFLIIGLFLGLTTGIYTMLRTVQHFNSGD from the coding sequence ATGCGTCAAACCAATCGACGCCCGCAACATCCGATGGTCTTATATTCCGCCATTCTTTCCCAGCTTGTCGGCTCCATTTTAATAGGGGTCTTCGGAGGAAGATGGGTAGACGGAATGTTTAGCACCACACCACTTTTCTTAATTATTGGACTATTCCTTGGGCTTACAACAGGAATCTACACCATGCTCCGTACAGTCCAACATTTCAATTCGGGAGATTAA
- the upp gene encoding uracil phosphoribosyltransferase — protein MGKVYVFDHPLIQHKLTFIRDKETGTKEFRELVDEVATLMAFEITRDLPLEDIDVETPVSNAKAKTLAGKKLGIVPILRAGLGMVDGILKLIPAAKVGHVGLYRDPETLKPIEYYVKLPSDVEERDFIVVDPMLATGGSAVEAINSLKKRGAVSIKFMCLVACPEGVDAIKEAHPDVDIFIAALDEKLNEKGYIVPGLGDAGDRLYGTK, from the coding sequence ATGGGTAAAGTATATGTATTTGATCATCCGTTAATCCAGCACAAATTGACGTTTATCCGTGATAAAGAAACAGGTACGAAGGAATTTCGTGAATTGGTGGATGAAGTGGCAACACTGATGGCGTTTGAAATCACACGCGATCTGCCACTTGAAGATATCGATGTGGAAACGCCGGTGAGCAATGCGAAGGCCAAAACCCTTGCCGGAAAGAAATTGGGAATTGTTCCTATTTTACGAGCTGGACTTGGAATGGTCGATGGAATCCTGAAGTTGATCCCTGCTGCGAAAGTGGGACATGTTGGGTTATATCGTGACCCCGAGACTCTTAAACCGATTGAATATTACGTAAAGCTTCCAAGCGACGTGGAAGAGCGTGACTTCATCGTTGTCGATCCGATGCTTGCGACAGGCGGATCTGCGGTTGAAGCCATCAACTCATTGAAAAAGCGTGGAGCGGTCAGCATCAAGTTTATGTGTTTAGTAGCGTGCCCTGAAGGGGTAGACGCAATCAAGGAAGCACATCCTGACGTTGATATCTTCATCGCAGCCCTTGATGAGAAGCTGAATGAAAAAGGCTACATCGTTCCTGGTCTGGGGGACGCTGGAGATCGTTTGTACGGAACGAAATAA